In a single window of the Vicia villosa cultivar HV-30 ecotype Madison, WI unplaced genomic scaffold, Vvil1.0 ctg.000048F_1_1, whole genome shotgun sequence genome:
- the LOC131623037 gene encoding short-chain dehydrogenase TIC 32, chloroplastic-like isoform X7 — MAVRNMEAGREIKETILRNNSTAKIDTTELDLGSMESVRKFASQFNSRGLPLNILINNAGIMATPFKLSKDNIELQFATNHIGHFLLTNLLLETMKQTAIKQKKEGRIVNVASRRHKLSYSEGIRFDKINDKSGYNSLSAYGQSKLANVLHANELARQLKVTHLFEQEEGTKITANSLNPGAIATNLFRYHSLIDGFVGLLGK, encoded by the exons ATGGCGGTCAGAAATATGGAAGCTGGTAGAGAGATCAAGGAAACCATATTAAGAAATAATTCAACTGCAAAAATTGACACGACGGAGTTAGACCTAGGCTCAATGGAATCTGTGAGGAAATTCGCATCACAGTTTAATTCTCGTGGTCTTCCTTTGAATATACTCAT AAATAATGCAGGAATAATGGCAACACCATTCAAGCTTTCCAAAGACAATATAGAATTGCAATTCGCAACAAACCACATAG GTCATTTTCTTTTGACAAACCTACTGTTGGAAACAATGAAACAAACTGCCATTAAACAGAAGAAAGAAGGAAGGATTGTAAATGTTGCATCAAGACGTCATAAATTATCTTATTCTGAAGGGATTAGATTCGATAAGATTAATGATAAATCAGG GTATAACAGTTTGTCTGCCTATGGACAATCAAAGCTTGCCAATGTTTTGCATGCTAATGAGCTTGCAAGACAACTAAAGGTGACTCACTTATTTGAG CAGGAGGAGGGCACCAAGATAACTGCAAACTCACTTAACCCAGGAGCAATTGCCACCAATCTTTTCCGTTATCACAGTTTAATTGATG GATTTGTTGGTCTGCTTGGTAAATAA
- the LOC131623037 gene encoding short-chain dehydrogenase TIC 32, chloroplastic-like isoform X1 has protein sequence MWWFSGKGPSGFSASSTAEEVTQQIDATDLTAIVTGATSGIGTETARVLALRGVHVVMAVRNMEAGREIKETILRNNSTAKIDTTELDLGSMESVRKFASQFNSRGLPLNILINNAGIMATPFKLSKDNIELQFATNHIGHFLLTNLLLETMKQTAIKQKKEGRIVNVASRRHKLSYSEGIRFDKINDKSGYNSLSAYGQSKLANVLHANELARQLKVTHLFEQEEGTKITANSLNPGAIATNLFRYHSLIDGFVGLLGK, from the exons ATGTGGTGGTTCAGTGGAAAAGGCCCATCTGGGTTCTCAGCTTCTTCAACAGCTGAAGAAGTTACACAACAAATTGATGCCACTGATCTCACCGCCATTGTTACAG GGGCAACTAGTGGTATTGGTACTGAGACTGCTCGTGTACTTGCATTACGCGGTGTCCATGTAGTTATGGCGGTCAGAAATATGGAAGCTGGTAGAGAGATCAAGGAAACCATATTAAGAAATAATTCAACTGCAAAAATTGACACGACGGAGTTAGACCTAGGCTCAATGGAATCTGTGAGGAAATTCGCATCACAGTTTAATTCTCGTGGTCTTCCTTTGAATATACTCAT AAATAATGCAGGAATAATGGCAACACCATTCAAGCTTTCCAAAGACAATATAGAATTGCAATTCGCAACAAACCACATAG GTCATTTTCTTTTGACAAACCTACTGTTGGAAACAATGAAACAAACTGCCATTAAACAGAAGAAAGAAGGAAGGATTGTAAATGTTGCATCAAGACGTCATAAATTATCTTATTCTGAAGGGATTAGATTCGATAAGATTAATGATAAATCAGG GTATAACAGTTTGTCTGCCTATGGACAATCAAAGCTTGCCAATGTTTTGCATGCTAATGAGCTTGCAAGACAACTAAAGGTGACTCACTTATTTGAG CAGGAGGAGGGCACCAAGATAACTGCAAACTCACTTAACCCAGGAGCAATTGCCACCAATCTTTTCCGTTATCACAGTTTAATTGATG GATTTGTTGGTCTGCTTGGTAAATAA
- the LOC131623037 gene encoding short-chain dehydrogenase TIC 32, chloroplastic-like isoform X3: MWWFSGKGPSGFSASSTAEEVTQQIDATDLTAIVTGATSGIGTETARVLALRGVHVVMAVRNMEAGREIKETILRNNSTAKIDTTELDLGSMESVRKFASQFNSRGLPLNILINNAGIMATPFKLSKDNIELQFATNHIGHFLLTNLLLETMKQTAIKQKKEGRIVNVASRRHKLSYSEGIRFDKINDKSGYNSLSAYGQSKLANVLHANELARQLKEEGTKITANSLNPGAIATNLFRYHSLIDGFVGLLGK; encoded by the exons ATGTGGTGGTTCAGTGGAAAAGGCCCATCTGGGTTCTCAGCTTCTTCAACAGCTGAAGAAGTTACACAACAAATTGATGCCACTGATCTCACCGCCATTGTTACAG GGGCAACTAGTGGTATTGGTACTGAGACTGCTCGTGTACTTGCATTACGCGGTGTCCATGTAGTTATGGCGGTCAGAAATATGGAAGCTGGTAGAGAGATCAAGGAAACCATATTAAGAAATAATTCAACTGCAAAAATTGACACGACGGAGTTAGACCTAGGCTCAATGGAATCTGTGAGGAAATTCGCATCACAGTTTAATTCTCGTGGTCTTCCTTTGAATATACTCAT AAATAATGCAGGAATAATGGCAACACCATTCAAGCTTTCCAAAGACAATATAGAATTGCAATTCGCAACAAACCACATAG GTCATTTTCTTTTGACAAACCTACTGTTGGAAACAATGAAACAAACTGCCATTAAACAGAAGAAAGAAGGAAGGATTGTAAATGTTGCATCAAGACGTCATAAATTATCTTATTCTGAAGGGATTAGATTCGATAAGATTAATGATAAATCAGG GTATAACAGTTTGTCTGCCTATGGACAATCAAAGCTTGCCAATGTTTTGCATGCTAATGAGCTTGCAAGACAACTAAAG GAGGAGGGCACCAAGATAACTGCAAACTCACTTAACCCAGGAGCAATTGCCACCAATCTTTTCCGTTATCACAGTTTAATTGATG GATTTGTTGGTCTGCTTGGTAAATAA
- the LOC131623037 gene encoding short-chain dehydrogenase TIC 32, chloroplastic-like isoform X4 encodes MPLISPPLLQVRLGATSGIGTETARVLALRGVHVVMAVRNMEAGREIKETILRNNSTAKIDTTELDLGSMESVRKFASQFNSRGLPLNILINNAGIMATPFKLSKDNIELQFATNHIGHFLLTNLLLETMKQTAIKQKKEGRIVNVASRRHKLSYSEGIRFDKINDKSGYNSLSAYGQSKLANVLHANELARQLKVTHLFEQEEGTKITANSLNPGAIATNLFRYHSLIDGFVGLLGK; translated from the exons ATGCCACTGATCTCACCGCCATTGTTACAGGTTAGGTTAG GGGCAACTAGTGGTATTGGTACTGAGACTGCTCGTGTACTTGCATTACGCGGTGTCCATGTAGTTATGGCGGTCAGAAATATGGAAGCTGGTAGAGAGATCAAGGAAACCATATTAAGAAATAATTCAACTGCAAAAATTGACACGACGGAGTTAGACCTAGGCTCAATGGAATCTGTGAGGAAATTCGCATCACAGTTTAATTCTCGTGGTCTTCCTTTGAATATACTCAT AAATAATGCAGGAATAATGGCAACACCATTCAAGCTTTCCAAAGACAATATAGAATTGCAATTCGCAACAAACCACATAG GTCATTTTCTTTTGACAAACCTACTGTTGGAAACAATGAAACAAACTGCCATTAAACAGAAGAAAGAAGGAAGGATTGTAAATGTTGCATCAAGACGTCATAAATTATCTTATTCTGAAGGGATTAGATTCGATAAGATTAATGATAAATCAGG GTATAACAGTTTGTCTGCCTATGGACAATCAAAGCTTGCCAATGTTTTGCATGCTAATGAGCTTGCAAGACAACTAAAGGTGACTCACTTATTTGAG CAGGAGGAGGGCACCAAGATAACTGCAAACTCACTTAACCCAGGAGCAATTGCCACCAATCTTTTCCGTTATCACAGTTTAATTGATG GATTTGTTGGTCTGCTTGGTAAATAA
- the LOC131623078 gene encoding uncharacterized protein LOC131623078 translates to MRLSQFRAIDNILCEYHLYVLSTLLTIYCVNIIFRFFRCYVCYFLFFRYCLDGPVVFTDEIIWYCEDCEIEVIDVDFSDNAIVDSENTEVSFSDYCDQNSGDSENVEVEDCDGEVIDVDNSDKEIADLENVEVEDCEVEVVDVDSSDKEIADSKNTEVNSVEDCDQETADSVKVEVDSGYECATVADSQPIADPIWRGSLQLINKSFELMAHLSTLASPKVHEVTRHFPNVLYADLLQRSAVWPNLFRKFGAYNEDIGLYFLPQNERVERFFDDLVYEMISSDLAIRAEVEEAELLIFSSTTLPSEHRRFQSKYYLWGAVRKNKHHPKC, encoded by the exons ATGCGATTGTCGCAATT CCGCGCTATTGACAATATATTGTGTGAATACCATCTTTATGTTCTTTCGACGCTATTGACAATATATTGTGTGAATATCATCTTTAGGTTCTTTCGGTGTTATGTATGCTACTTTCTGTTTTTCAGGTATTGTTTAGATGGTCCTGTGGTTTTTACAGATGAGATTATTTGGTATTGTGAGGATTGTGAAATAGAGGTAATAGACGTAGATTTTTCTGATAATGCGATTGTAGATTCGGAAAACACTGAAGTTAGTTTCAGTGATTATTGTGATCAAAACAGTGGTGATTCGGAGAATgttgaagttgaagattgtgacGGAGAGGTGATAGATGTAGATAATTCCGATAAGGAGATTGCAGATTTGGAGAATGTTGAAGTTGAGGATTGTGAGGTAGAGGTAGTAGATGTAGATAGTTCTGATAAGGAGATTGCAGATTCAAAAAATACAGAAGTTAATTCCGTCGAGGACTGTGATCAAGAAACTGCAGATTCGGTTAAAGTTGAAGTTGATTCAGGATATGAATGTGCGACTGTAGCTGATTCGCAGCCTATTGCAGATCCAATATGGAG GGGAAGTTTGCAGCTTATCAACAAAAGCTTTGAATTAATGGCCCATTTGTCCACTCTAGCAAGCCCTAAAGTCCATGAAGTTACAAGACATTTCCCTAATGTACTTTATGCTGACTTGCTTCAGAGATCAGCTGTATGGCCAAACCTTTTCAGGAAATTTGGAGCATATAATGAAGACATTGGCCTTTATTTCCTTCCTCAGAATGAAAG GGTTGAGAGATTTTTTGACGACCTAGTATATGAAATgatttccagtgatcttgccatAAGAGCTGAGGTTGAAGAAGCTGagcttttaattttttcttctacAACGCTTCCAAGCGAACATAGGA GATTTCAATCAAAGTATTACTTGTGGGGAGCTGTAAGAAAAAACAAACATCATCCTAAATGCTAA
- the LOC131623037 gene encoding short-chain dehydrogenase TIC 32, chloroplastic-like isoform X6 translates to MWWFSGKGPSGFSASSTAEEVTQQIDATDLTAIVTGATSGIGTETARVLALRGVHVVMAVRNMEAGREIKETILRNNSTAKIDTTELDLGSMESVRKFASQFNSRGLPLNILINNAGIMATPFKLSKDNIELQFATNHIGHFLLTNLLLETMKQTAIKQKKEGRIVNVASRRHKLSYSEGIRFDKINDKSGYNSLSAYGQSKLANVLHANELARQLKMDD, encoded by the exons ATGTGGTGGTTCAGTGGAAAAGGCCCATCTGGGTTCTCAGCTTCTTCAACAGCTGAAGAAGTTACACAACAAATTGATGCCACTGATCTCACCGCCATTGTTACAG GGGCAACTAGTGGTATTGGTACTGAGACTGCTCGTGTACTTGCATTACGCGGTGTCCATGTAGTTATGGCGGTCAGAAATATGGAAGCTGGTAGAGAGATCAAGGAAACCATATTAAGAAATAATTCAACTGCAAAAATTGACACGACGGAGTTAGACCTAGGCTCAATGGAATCTGTGAGGAAATTCGCATCACAGTTTAATTCTCGTGGTCTTCCTTTGAATATACTCAT AAATAATGCAGGAATAATGGCAACACCATTCAAGCTTTCCAAAGACAATATAGAATTGCAATTCGCAACAAACCACATAG GTCATTTTCTTTTGACAAACCTACTGTTGGAAACAATGAAACAAACTGCCATTAAACAGAAGAAAGAAGGAAGGATTGTAAATGTTGCATCAAGACGTCATAAATTATCTTATTCTGAAGGGATTAGATTCGATAAGATTAATGATAAATCAGG GTATAACAGTTTGTCTGCCTATGGACAATCAAAGCTTGCCAATGTTTTGCATGCTAATGAGCTTGCAAGACAACTAAAG ATGGATGATTGA
- the LOC131623037 gene encoding short-chain dehydrogenase TIC 32, chloroplastic-like isoform X2 → MWWFSGKGPSGFSASSTAEEVTQQIDATDLTAIVTGATSGIGTETARVLALRGVHVVMAVRNMEAGREIKETILRNNSTAKIDTTELDLGSMESVRKFASQFNSRGLPLNILINNAGIMATPFKLSKDNIELQFATNHIGHFLLTNLLLETMKQTAIKQKKEGRIVNVASRRHKLSYSEGIRFDKINDKSGYNSLSAYGQSKLANVLHANELARQLKQEEGTKITANSLNPGAIATNLFRYHSLIDGFVGLLGK, encoded by the exons ATGTGGTGGTTCAGTGGAAAAGGCCCATCTGGGTTCTCAGCTTCTTCAACAGCTGAAGAAGTTACACAACAAATTGATGCCACTGATCTCACCGCCATTGTTACAG GGGCAACTAGTGGTATTGGTACTGAGACTGCTCGTGTACTTGCATTACGCGGTGTCCATGTAGTTATGGCGGTCAGAAATATGGAAGCTGGTAGAGAGATCAAGGAAACCATATTAAGAAATAATTCAACTGCAAAAATTGACACGACGGAGTTAGACCTAGGCTCAATGGAATCTGTGAGGAAATTCGCATCACAGTTTAATTCTCGTGGTCTTCCTTTGAATATACTCAT AAATAATGCAGGAATAATGGCAACACCATTCAAGCTTTCCAAAGACAATATAGAATTGCAATTCGCAACAAACCACATAG GTCATTTTCTTTTGACAAACCTACTGTTGGAAACAATGAAACAAACTGCCATTAAACAGAAGAAAGAAGGAAGGATTGTAAATGTTGCATCAAGACGTCATAAATTATCTTATTCTGAAGGGATTAGATTCGATAAGATTAATGATAAATCAGG GTATAACAGTTTGTCTGCCTATGGACAATCAAAGCTTGCCAATGTTTTGCATGCTAATGAGCTTGCAAGACAACTAAAG CAGGAGGAGGGCACCAAGATAACTGCAAACTCACTTAACCCAGGAGCAATTGCCACCAATCTTTTCCGTTATCACAGTTTAATTGATG GATTTGTTGGTCTGCTTGGTAAATAA
- the LOC131623037 gene encoding short-chain dehydrogenase TIC 32, chloroplastic-like isoform X5 encodes MFHVTAGATSGIGTETARVLALRGVHVVMAVRNMEAGREIKETILRNNSTAKIDTTELDLGSMESVRKFASQFNSRGLPLNILINNAGIMATPFKLSKDNIELQFATNHIGHFLLTNLLLETMKQTAIKQKKEGRIVNVASRRHKLSYSEGIRFDKINDKSGYNSLSAYGQSKLANVLHANELARQLKVTHLFEQEEGTKITANSLNPGAIATNLFRYHSLIDGFVGLLGK; translated from the exons ATGTTCCATGTTACTGCAGGGGCAACTAGTGGTATTGGTACTGAGACTGCTCGTGTACTTGCATTACGCGGTGTCCATGTAGTTATGGCGGTCAGAAATATGGAAGCTGGTAGAGAGATCAAGGAAACCATATTAAGAAATAATTCAACTGCAAAAATTGACACGACGGAGTTAGACCTAGGCTCAATGGAATCTGTGAGGAAATTCGCATCACAGTTTAATTCTCGTGGTCTTCCTTTGAATATACTCAT AAATAATGCAGGAATAATGGCAACACCATTCAAGCTTTCCAAAGACAATATAGAATTGCAATTCGCAACAAACCACATAG GTCATTTTCTTTTGACAAACCTACTGTTGGAAACAATGAAACAAACTGCCATTAAACAGAAGAAAGAAGGAAGGATTGTAAATGTTGCATCAAGACGTCATAAATTATCTTATTCTGAAGGGATTAGATTCGATAAGATTAATGATAAATCAGG GTATAACAGTTTGTCTGCCTATGGACAATCAAAGCTTGCCAATGTTTTGCATGCTAATGAGCTTGCAAGACAACTAAAGGTGACTCACTTATTTGAG CAGGAGGAGGGCACCAAGATAACTGCAAACTCACTTAACCCAGGAGCAATTGCCACCAATCTTTTCCGTTATCACAGTTTAATTGATG GATTTGTTGGTCTGCTTGGTAAATAA